The Macrobrachium rosenbergii isolate ZJJX-2024 chromosome 22, ASM4041242v1, whole genome shotgun sequence DNA segment cagaatctaaaatttttaagttagatgaagaggctgaagaatatgcttcacaaccgtatgacagcttcgataagattaaggttttatgaagatTTCTACcagctccccaactggtgtgagacagcaccttcaagatgtgtagagcttctaggcactttgctttgatatgtttgatatgggggaccccaagtcattctgctgtcaaaagctaggcctaagaagcgcgcttgttctacacatgggattctatggccatacaaatagagaggtctggatcaggatgtactcccctGATCCGGCAGAAGTGGACTGGACTATCACATTTTCTAAGGCAAACAGACAAGcgacaataaaaaacaagttttctgtacagcgtataatgctgtatgaaactctcagctaggCCTATGAAAAGCTCAGCCGCGTCCTGTGAAACCCTCCGCCATGGTCCGGTGgcggcctgcgttgttggcacctatatcggtgccagaagcacaatcatggctaacttcaatcttaaatgaaataaaaactactgaggctagagggctgcaatttggtatgtttaatgattgggggggtggatgatcaacttactaatttgcaggcctctagcctcagtagcttttaagacctgagggcggacagtaaaagtgcggacggacagacaaatagccatctctttaatagttttcttttacagaaaactaaaaacagcgaCCGAAATGACGTTCTGGTATTCATCAccattaatattaacaaaaaaatgtgaCATGAGCATCGTTCATTACTTTTCCAAGAGGGAATTACGTTTCAGTTTGATTTTAGCCTTAAAACTGCGTGGTTGTATTTACCTGTCTACTTGAGGTGTGTTCGTGATAAATGAATATCCTGCTTTTAGCTCTGCACTTCTTTCGACGAGACTATAGCCTCCGTGCTACCCTTAATGGTGAAACGGTATCTTTTGCTGCTACAGCTCGCCATTTCCACCTTTTCAggccaggggcgtcatttcatttttccttggggGGGGCGGGGCAAAGGTTTATTTGAGGCCCCCCTCTCCTGAAAGGGGAGGGTGGCGAACGAAGCGAGCCTAACCAGCTGGGGGGTCCGGGGGCTGCTGCAAGGCCCCCcgagaaaatttttagaaatatcaacaaaataggAGCAATTTGAAGCCACTTAGGgaaattttaaggtttttatcccttaaaaaattctgtacctacatcaaattttgagataatagatgaagatgaaaaggtagtGGAAATTTCTAAACAAATCAAGTTATAAACCACAGTATTGGTCCTAGAATATCTGCAATTTAACATGTTACATTATATGTAGCTCACTACCTACGCAAGGGTCAttcaggaaaacaagaaaagttgaTGTGAACAGGAAGATCTTAAGCTTGGGGAACAAGTGTAGAGATAAAATGGTGCATAATTTTAACAAGGTTCCgctaaggaaattttaaaataaacatatgctTCATGCATTTCAGGTATTATCTACTGCATTAGTGGATACCGCCTTGatcttaattttgcaaaattattaacCAGTATGTCATAGTTAAGATTTTTAGCAAGCTCCTTTTCTGAGGCCATGAGAAGCAAGTCATTCAAGCGCTCATTTTTCACGGTAGTTCGTAGATAGGTTTTAACTAAACTAAGCACTGAAAACAGTCGTTCATTGCTGGCAGTAGTTACTGGAATGGTGAtgagaattttaacaattttaagaaTTTCTGAGTAGGCACAATCTAATGGTTTAAGTTCATCATACAATTCAAACAAATTCGTAGGCTTTTCATTCTTAGTTAGAAAGTGACTCTTTGCTACAGAATTTTGAGCATTTAGAAGGATTTCATCTATGTGTATATCCTTATAAAACTCTACTATGGCAGACAGTTTCTTATCATTTAAAAAGTCGTTAAAATTACATTCAAGTGCATTCATCGCTGCTATCAGTGGCATATTATGAGTGAATCTACTATCCATCTCAGAGAGAAATCTATCTAATATGTCAAAATAGATTCTTTTGAACAATACCTCAGGAGCAAGACTTGTATTGTCCTCACTTATTCCTACAGTTGAAccatttaaaaagtattttaacttgGATGAGATTTTTTGGATCCTCTTGGGTCTACCTACTTGACTGGAGTCCTTCAAGTTTGTATCAACCTCATATGCAGCAGAAAAAATCTTAGCCTTGTCAAAGATATCAGAGAAACCTTCATCTGTTCTCAAGACCTGTAGTTCCTTAATAGTTGACTGTATGAGAGAGCAAGCTTCAGATAGCAATAATTCCTTGCTTGTAGCTGGTCTGACAAGCTGTTGGTAACTCTCATGACTTGTTCTGCTACATGAAGATTTACTACAAACTTGAAAGACAGCAAATGTTTGTAGGGTCCACTTGCTTCAGCTGCAGCTTCTGAATCAGAACTCTCTTCAACTTTGTAAAGCACCGCTAACAAACTTCCATAACGAAGCTTAACCTTTGCAACTGACCGATAATAGTAAGACCATCTTGTGATAGCAGGTCTTTCTAATGTCAAAATTTGCAGGTCTTCTGCTTTCTGTGCCTCTATGAAAAGTTGGTACCTTGTATTACTGTTAGTTATAAATGTGTACAGTGTGTtaataactgaaaagaatgaagagagaccACTGATATTCTTTACACAGCCACCCAGTACTAAATTAAGCCTGTGGGCATGGCAATGTATGTACACTGCTTGGGGAATTTTATCTCGTAGTCGTGCCTGAACGCCACTAAAGCATCCACTCAAGACACTTGCCCCATCATAGCACTGTGCCACATAATTTGACCAAATTAAACCAGATTGTTCTATCtccttatatataaaatcagctaAACTGGCTGCATCAACATTTTCCATGTGATATGTACCAATGACACGTTCCTTCACAACTCCTTCACTAAAGTACCTAACAAGAATAGCCAACTGTTCCTTTTTTGACACGTCGTTTGTCTCATCAAccataacagaaaaaatttagCTGATTGTGCTTCCGTGCATATTATGTGTTTGATATGAGTTCCAATAACTGATATTAAGTCATTCTGATACTGAGGACTAGTGTAATGGCCACATCGTCTATCTAACTTTTTCTTTAGAGAAGGATTAGATCCTGCAATGAGCTCCAGAGTTTCTATAAAATTTCCTGAATTTAATGCATTATCACCCTCCTTATGACCATGAAAAGACAATCCTTGCCTTCCCAGTAAAGCAGCAACTTTCAAAAGAAGTTTTACATGTTCCCTGTTTTCCTCAATCTCCTGTTGCCTGACAGAAGATAAAGATGATGCTACAGATTGGGTGGAACCTGACTGAATACCTTTGAAATTAGACCAAGCTACCATACAGTTAATGTGTCTCTCGCTAGCCTGGTGTTGCTTAAGCAGAGTGCTaatatctttccatttctttgatcCAATATCAATAAATGGTCTCCTACCTAGTCCATCACCATGGAAAGCAGTAACAAGCATCTTGCACAACTGAGTGCTCTAACCAAGGAAACTTATCTAAATAGATACTTCGAAATTTTCGGTTGTTTGGACTGCTTGGGTAGTTTGGCAGTTTAGGTTGACTGGGTTGATCATATGGGGAAGCAAATATATCAGTAACTAGATTAATCTGTGTGTGTGATCCTCCCTGTTTTTCAGTTGGCACGACAGTATGATCAAATACAACCTCTGGTTtatcaaaaagaatattatttgaatcctgaacagggtctgatgtagtggctttatctgaaacctgaacaggggctggagtagtggctttatctgaatcatgaacaggggctggagtagcggctttatctgaatcatgaacagggctgaagtagtggctttatctgaatcctgaacaggggctggagtagtggccttatctgaatcctgaacagggagactgaagtagtggctttatctgaatcctgaacaggggctggagtagtggccttatctgaatcctgaacaggggctggagtagtggccttatctgaatcctgaacaggggctgaagtagtggctttatctgagtcctgaacaggggctggagtagtcaCTATATCTGAGTCCTGATCAACAGGGGCTCTTTCCCTTCCTGTCCCCCATTCCCACCCACATTCCTGTCCCGTTCCCGCCTCTATATATagatgggagagggaggggtgaTATGGGTGAGTAAAAGGTGTAAAGTCCCCACTGGGTGAGTAAAAGGTGTAAAGTCCacgctaagcgggttttctatggtgaaccacccgttttcttcTATATCGCTCTGACAGGATTGGGTCAAGCGAAATTAGCcacatttttcctgtgtaaatatgtatctatcactaattcatttgtatctgcttcctttgcacatgtgttagaatgttatgtcaattcttgtgaacttactttttacattacttgtatttatccatggTAATTATTACTGAGAGTAATTGACCCCGggtcacctaaattctattgtattcctctgtgtgacgtctgCACACCATTTTATAAGCgacctgcgttctgaataaactagcagtacctgtcctcctgctcattattttgcacctcttaaagtggtgaccccggagtggttcctggagccattagcggactcatatggcgacctagttttggctccatgaactaccccacgcccctaacggactaaacacGGTGCTTTAACCAGCGTTCGGGTGTGCTGACTCTCgttggcaaatcaccagcgtcattagccgACCCACACGGAGCGCTCCCAAGTGCGTACTGAATTGAGTAACCCACTCTAAGAGGACAATAGTGAGTTTGGacacggacattccctcccacatataGTTAACTGCGAACTTCGCGGACTCAGATATCTCCCTCGCGCACAACCAGCCTGCGCCAAGGCTCACGTGCTCCTCCATGCCCCGTGCCCAGTGCGCTGCCCGTCCTGATGGCACAGACTAAAtctgccctcgccataaagctgccgcccttcacacacagcaacccatcatcatggctctacagggtcgaggggcagttcagacTGGCGGAACTTACTGACGGGGTGCTGCAAGCCGACGCTGTGATCaatgccctcccggaggaggtctacagaaaGCTCGTCCCATGGGTGTCTGCCGCACACCCCGTCACCTACTAGCATCTAAAAACCTCTCTCATCGAGATCTGATCCCTGACGGTCTCCAagagggccgcccgcgcccttgaCCTCGTCAACAACCCTCggcatgaccagaacatcctggagacttggggcgtgatccaggacctcctcaccttcccgagacggacagcagcggTAGGCAGTAGTCGGAGATTAGCCTATCAAGGGAGATACTCCTCCatcagctcctcctggaggtcaGAACCAAGATCCTCAACCCTTACACAATGCcgctcgaggacctgatcaggacggcGCAGCGGCTGACAGACTCTGCAAGGGCAGCGAAGGGGGCATCCACGGCCGCACATcccatcagttccctccagctggaggataatgtggaggaggagataagcgccatCACCAGGAGACAGCCAGCataccaccacaagaaaaacccaccggggccttgctactaccaccagtggaatggcaaggatgcccggaactgccaacccccctgctctttcgcccatccaaaaaacggaggCAGCGGCGCCCAACAGAACAGGCtgcatggcagcagaggaacccaggagcccaaaaccattaggcttctatgtccgcgacaccatctccagcaggatgatgttggtcgacaccagGGCCGTTCgatcagtgttcccgccatcTAGAGAGAACGCAAACgcccgccggacccggctgccttcctgacggccgccaacaggtcccccatcctcttctacggcaccaggctcctgtcgatcttcatccttggccagagatatacgtggaacttcattgtcgtgggcgaggaccccactcctgggcgctgatttcctcgcccactttggactggcagtcgacatcggtcGCAAGCGTCTAttagacaccgactcctgccagtctctCCCCCTGGTGCCGGGACCCagcgtgcctaccatctgctccgtcgccccacaccagtatgcccagctgctgaaggagttccccaacaTTTTCAAGCCCGAACTGTGCTAGGTACCCGGGGCCCCggcaaagcacggaatctaccaccacattaagatGAAGGGGCCCCCAACacatgcaaagttccggaggcttccccctcagcgccttcaggaggccaaggacgctttcgccgagatggagtgaatgggcatgtgcaagaaggcctccagcctgtgggcctctcccctccacatggtgcagaaaccggacggctcctggagaccctgcagcgactacagtcggctcaacctcgcaactgaaccagatcactaccccctatcaaacatgcaagatctcacggcctcctttcacgggccaaaatattctctaaactagacctattgaaatcttacttccaggtaccagttgctccagaggatatccccaaaaccgccatcatcacgccctttgggtcttacatcttcgccttctccaccttcggcctgaggaacgcgggggcaaccttccagacactgatggacagcatcctgggggacctgaacttctgcgtctgttacgtggacaatattctaattttttccagatcccccaaagagcACATGCGACACATCCGGacggtcctgcagcgcctgcaggagaacggcctcgtcgtcaggttcgacaaatgcaccttcggcgttgaaAAAGCTGGcctcctgggccacaagatatccctgGAGGGCGTCTGTCCACTAGCATCAAAGGTggcagctgtcaccaggttccccacccctacctccgtcaaggccgtacaagaattccttgggatggtcaactactacagaaggttcatccccggggtcgcacacaccatggcccccctgatggagatcctgaagggccagccgaagtccttagtttggggacccgaccagcagcaggccttctccctgacgaaggctgaCCTCGCCGAGGTaactgccttggcccaccaggaccccaacgccccccctCCAGTTGATGACGGAtaccagcaacgt contains these protein-coding regions:
- the LOC136850345 gene encoding zinc finger MYM-type protein 1-like; translation: MLVTAFHGDGLGRRPFIDIGSKKWKDISTLLKQHQASERHINCMVAWSNFKGIQSGSTQSVASSLSSVRQQEIEENREHVKLLLKVAALLGRQGLSFHGHKEGDNALNSGNFIETLELIAGSNPSLKKKLDRRCGHYTSPQYQNDLISEQLAILVRYFSEGVVKERVIGTYHMENVDAASLADFIYKEIEQSGLIWSNYVAQCYDGASVLSGCFSGVQARLRDKIPQAVYIHCHAHRLNLVLGGCVKNISGLSSFFSVINTLYTFITNSNTRYQLFIEAQKAEDLQILTLERPAITRWSYYYRSVAKVKLRYGSLLAVLYKVEESSDSEAAAEASGPYKHLLSFKFVVNLHVAEQVMRVTNSLSDQLQSTIKELQVLRTDEGFSDIFDKAKIFSAAYEVDTNLKDSSQVGRPKRIQKISSKLKYFLNGSTVGISEDNTSLAPEVLFKRIYFDILDRFLSEMDSRFTHNMPLIAAMNALECNFNDFLNDKKLSAIVEFYKDIHIDEILLNAQNSVAKSHFLTKNEKPTNLFELYDELKPLDCAYSEILKIVKILITIPVTTASNERLFSVLSLVKTYLRTTVKNERLNDLLLMASEKELAKNLNYDILVNNFAKLRSRRYPLMQ